Proteins found in one Amphiura filiformis chromosome 14, Afil_fr2py, whole genome shotgun sequence genomic segment:
- the LOC140168942 gene encoding uncharacterized protein, which produces MASKFQKSLDLLRATNDYSTVDVGRALDCVLFYKTGDIECQKEARKYGFGLGELFARILKSLGHQFTAPDSSQGTRNLTKITSFFWNYTDSCSDLGIEVGMSGAITCIMTILTKLAKQQEGGWNTKQVNSLMGVLHNSIRPDECITANRSIYRQAGAVKILQNWIHSSEMILKVKSLLILSYITNEDESEILAKNGKAVVFLVSKVKEAVAASNHYAYIGSTYFSANELLKGLCQLIIHDTNKKIVLENGGVPVITRMLMSDFSNEERMLAIKALWSLAFDEAVRKSVAIRESVTALRKLTLSKDENLRSLSKRALFEIEGEDSKQSVRSNRDAGGHVMISYNWEHQKTALKIRDELKRSGYKVWIDVEKMQGDTLECMAKAVKQADVILMCMSQHYYASTSCRQEAKYAAKKKKAMIPLIVEPGYEPDGWLDILIEANLYYNVSSDKELRANLAGVKKDIGSRGKSSTDVVDGPIKPKQAEVLGAAVSTSASTWSSNRVQKWFVEIGLPQLKTKLHFFKGSDLRDLYKDCRDNPDDFKQACEESGLKGNLDIRRLRAGLRELFE; this is translated from the exons ATGGCATCTAAATTTCAGAAATCACTGGATCTCCTAAGAGCTACTAATGATTACAGTACAGTGGATGTGGGTCGTGCTCTTGATTGCGTCCTCTTCTATAAAACCGGTGACATTGAATGTCAAAAGGAGGCCCGGAAGTATGGATTCGGACTGGGCGAACTTTTTGCCCGTATTCTGAAGTCACTCGGACATCAATTTACCGCGCCAGACAGTTCGCAAGGCACTCGTAATCTCACGAAGATTACATCTTTCTTCTGGAATTACACCGACAGTTGTTCTGACCTGGGAATCGAAGTGGGAATGTCTGGAGCAATCACGTGTATTATGACGATATTAACAAAGTTGGCTAAACAGCAAGAAGGCGGATGGAACACCAAGCAAGTCAATTCACTGATGGGCGTTCTTCACAATTCAATTCGGCCAGATGAATGCATTACAGCAAACCGTTCTATCTATCGTCAAGCAGGAGCCGTAAAAATTCTTCAGAATTGGATCCATTCTTCTGAGATGATCCTCAAAGTCAAGTCTTTGTTGATCTTGTCATACATCACCAATGAAGACGAGAGCGAAATTTTGGCCAAGAATGGCAAGGCGGTTGTGTTCTTGGTATCGAAGGTAAAGGAAGCTGTCGCGGCCAGCAACCACTACGCATACATTGGATCTACGTACTTTTCGGCAAATGAACTTTTGAAAGGTCTGTGCCAACTGATAATCCATGATACAAATAAGAAGATTGTGCTAGAGAATGGAGGCGTTCCCGTCATAACTCGCATGTTGATGTCGGATTTTTCTAATGAAGAGCGAATGCTGGCTATAAAGGCGTTATGGAGTCTTGCGTTTGATGAAGCGGTGAGGAAGAGTGTAGCGATCAGGGAGAGTGTAACTG CACTTCGAAAGCTCACTCTCTCTAAAGATGAAAACTTGCGCTCCCTCAGCAAACGAGCTTTGTTTGAAATTGAAGGAGAAGACTCAAAACAAAGTGTTAGGAGTAACAGAGATGCCGGAGGTCACGTAATGATAAGTTATAACTGGGAGCATCAGAAAACAGCACTGAAAATACGAGACGAGCTCAAGAGAAGTGGCTATAAAGTATGGATTGATGTAGAAAAGATGC AGGGAGACACTCTAGAGTGCATGGCTAAAGCTGTGAAGCAAGCAGATGTGATACTGATGTGTATGTCTCAGCACTATTATGCAAGTACAAGCTGTCGTCAAG AGGCCAAGTATGCCGCAAAGAAAAAGAAGGCGATGATTCCTCTCATCGTAGAGCCTGGCTATGAACCTGATGGCTGGTTGGATATTCTCATCGAAGCAAACTTGTATTACAACGTCAGCTCAGATAAGGAGCTTCGAGCGAACTTGGCCGGAGTCAAGAAGGATATCGGTAGTCGAGGGAAGAGCAGCACGGATGTCGTCgatg GGCCAATCAAACCGAAGCAAGCTGAGGTTCTTGGAGCTGCCGTATCCACGTCTGCATCCACGTGGTCATCTAATCGTGTTCAGAAATGGTTTGTAGAGATTGGATTGCCTCAACTGAAGACGAAATTGCACTTCTTTAAAGGGTCAGATCTACGAGACCTGTACAAAGATTGCCGCGATAACCCTGATGATTTCAAGCAAGCGTGCGAAGAAAGTGGGTTAAAGGGAAATCTTGATATCAGGCGACTTAGAGCAGGACTCCGAGAATTATTTGAGTAG